Proteins encoded in a region of the Streptomyces sp. NBC_01298 genome:
- a CDS encoding CBM35 domain-containing protein has product MTTPANHGPNNGANQPEDDDPFGYLYEDGQAAGATPPGQGGGYGYPGPGAGSQPGVPRTSYNQVRTVGDRPYGGQRGPVPYQQGPPQQQAYQAQYQAPEALQAGGYGVPPQQQPPQYTQSLPLPGSGGGHGGGGSSRRGMLIAAVAVVAAVAIGIGAAVIFGKKDDADKGKNTANTGQSPSAPAPTPSGQPSNSAPVDAPLPKGDAGGSGMVISGGAQLDGTVKGAESASGQYVGNFNQPGAAVTWTLDLPKGGTYRLYVRYGIPGEDANATLAVNGKPNTSPLNMRNFAKSPQGDWEKGWQTTWGQVTLKEGTNTVKLSCESGNKCQVNIDKLWLQKG; this is encoded by the coding sequence ATGACGACGCCCGCGAACCACGGCCCGAACAACGGGGCGAACCAGCCCGAGGATGACGACCCGTTCGGCTACCTCTACGAGGACGGACAGGCCGCGGGGGCCACCCCGCCCGGGCAGGGCGGCGGGTACGGCTACCCGGGACCCGGGGCCGGCAGCCAGCCGGGCGTGCCCCGGACCTCGTACAACCAGGTCCGCACCGTCGGTGACCGGCCCTACGGCGGCCAGCGCGGGCCGGTGCCCTATCAGCAGGGCCCCCCGCAGCAGCAGGCCTACCAGGCCCAGTACCAGGCCCCCGAAGCGCTCCAGGCGGGCGGCTACGGCGTTCCGCCGCAGCAGCAGCCCCCGCAGTACACCCAGTCCCTGCCGCTGCCGGGCTCCGGCGGCGGCCACGGTGGCGGCGGGTCCAGCCGCAGGGGCATGCTCATCGCGGCCGTCGCGGTGGTCGCCGCGGTGGCGATCGGCATCGGCGCGGCGGTGATCTTCGGCAAGAAGGACGACGCCGACAAGGGCAAGAACACGGCGAACACGGGCCAGAGCCCGTCGGCACCCGCCCCGACCCCCTCGGGCCAGCCGAGCAACTCCGCGCCGGTGGACGCCCCCCTGCCCAAGGGCGACGCGGGCGGCTCCGGCATGGTGATCAGCGGCGGCGCGCAGCTGGATGGCACGGTGAAGGGCGCGGAGAGCGCGAGCGGCCAGTACGTGGGCAACTTCAACCAGCCGGGCGCGGCGGTCACCTGGACGCTGGACCTCCCCAAGGGGGGCACCTACCGGCTCTACGTGCGCTACGGCATCCCGGGTGAGGACGCCAACGCCACCCTCGCGGTGAACGGCAAGCCCAACACCTCGCCGCTGAACATGCGGAACTTCGCGAAATCCCCCCAGGGTGACTGGGAGAAGGGCTGGCAGACCACCTGGGGCCAGGTGACCCTCAAGGAGGGCACCAACACGGTCAAGCTGTCGTGTGAGTCCGGCAACAAGTGCCAGGTCAACATCGACAAGCTGTGGCTCCAGAAGGGCTGA
- a CDS encoding 1-phosphofructokinase family hexose kinase translates to MILTVTLNTALDVTYRVPRLLAHASHRVTQVTERPGGKGLNVARVLAAIGHEVTATGFAGGPTGTLVRELLAGSPGVRDELVPCAGTTRRTLAVVDEASGDTTQFNEPGPLITAAEWSGFLSRYEALLAGGARAVALCGSLPPGVPVGAYATLVRAARTAGVPVLLDTSGEALRRGVAARPDVIKPNAAELAELTGSRDPLPATRDARRRGAHAVVTSLGPAGLLAATSAGTWRAAPPRALAGNPTGAGDSAVAGLLSALTEGLAWPDRLTRAVALSAATVAAPTAGDFDPRTYEEVRGSVKVTEG, encoded by the coding sequence ATGATCCTGACCGTGACGCTCAACACCGCGCTCGACGTCACCTACCGCGTACCGCGCCTGCTCGCGCACGCCTCCCACCGCGTCACCCAGGTCACCGAACGCCCCGGCGGCAAGGGCCTGAACGTGGCCCGCGTGCTCGCCGCGATCGGCCACGAGGTCACCGCGACCGGCTTCGCGGGCGGCCCCACGGGAACCCTCGTACGCGAGCTGCTCGCCGGCTCCCCCGGCGTCCGCGACGAGCTGGTCCCCTGCGCGGGCACCACCCGGCGCACCCTGGCCGTCGTCGACGAGGCCTCGGGGGACACCACGCAGTTCAACGAACCGGGCCCGCTGATCACCGCCGCCGAGTGGTCCGGGTTCCTCTCCCGCTACGAGGCCCTGCTGGCGGGCGGCGCCCGCGCGGTGGCCCTGTGCGGCAGCCTGCCCCCGGGCGTACCCGTGGGGGCCTACGCCACCCTCGTACGGGCGGCCCGCACGGCCGGCGTGCCCGTCCTCCTCGACACCAGCGGCGAAGCCCTGCGCCGCGGGGTCGCGGCCCGCCCCGACGTGATCAAACCGAACGCCGCCGAGCTCGCGGAGCTGACCGGCTCCCGCGACCCGCTCCCCGCCACCCGGGACGCCCGCCGCCGCGGGGCCCACGCGGTGGTCACCTCGCTCGGCCCGGCCGGACTCCTCGCCGCCACCTCCGCCGGCACCTGGCGCGCGGCCCCGCCCCGCGCCCTGGCGGGCAACCCCACGGGCGCCGGCGACTCCGCGGTCGCGGGCCTCCTCTCGGCCCTCACCGAAGGCCTGGCCTGGCCGGACCGCCTGACCCGAGCGGTGGCCCTCTCGGCCGCCACGGTCGCGGCCCCCACGGCGGGAGACTTCGACCCCCGCACCTACGAGGAGGTACGGGGGTCGGTGAAGGTCACGGAGGGCTAG
- the nagA gene encoding N-acetylglucosamine-6-phosphate deacetylase, with the protein MSGSAHVGRSTVLSGADVVLPTGIVKGGRLIVDGERIAGSADENAAVVDLTGCLIVPGFVDMHNHGGGGASFTSGTAEEVLKGVRTHREHGTTTLVASTVTGDLDELARRAGLLAELTQQGDIAGIHFEGPFINPCRKGAHKEDLLRDPDPAEVRKLIDASHGAARMFTLATELPGGLDSVRLLAEHGVIAAIGHTDSTYEQTCEAIDAGATVATHLYNAMPGLEHRAPGPIAALLEDERVTVELINDGTHLHPAMLELAFHHAGANRVALITDAMDAAGFGDGIYHLGPLEVEVKEGVARLVEGGSIAGSTLTLDTAFKRSVTLDKLPVESVVQAISANPAKLIGVYDQVGSLEPGKYADLVVLDSAFDVRGVMRRGEWIVNPLAAGN; encoded by the coding sequence ATGTCCGGAAGCGCACATGTGGGCCGCAGCACCGTTCTCTCCGGCGCCGACGTGGTGCTGCCCACGGGCATCGTCAAGGGCGGACGCCTCATCGTCGACGGCGAGCGCATCGCCGGCAGCGCGGACGAGAACGCGGCCGTCGTCGACCTCACCGGGTGCCTGATCGTCCCCGGCTTCGTCGACATGCACAACCACGGCGGCGGCGGGGCCTCCTTCACCTCCGGCACCGCCGAGGAGGTGCTCAAGGGCGTACGGACCCACCGCGAGCACGGCACCACCACCCTGGTCGCCTCCACCGTCACCGGCGACCTGGACGAACTGGCCCGCCGCGCCGGACTGCTCGCCGAGCTGACCCAGCAGGGCGACATCGCGGGCATCCACTTCGAGGGCCCCTTCATCAACCCCTGCCGCAAGGGCGCGCACAAGGAAGACCTGCTGCGCGACCCCGACCCGGCCGAGGTCCGCAAGCTGATCGACGCCTCGCACGGCGCCGCCCGCATGTTCACCCTCGCCACCGAGCTCCCCGGCGGCCTGGACTCCGTACGGCTGCTCGCCGAGCACGGGGTCATCGCGGCGATCGGCCACACGGACTCCACGTACGAGCAGACCTGCGAGGCCATCGACGCCGGCGCGACCGTGGCCACCCACCTCTACAACGCGATGCCCGGCCTGGAGCACCGCGCCCCCGGCCCCATCGCGGCCCTGCTGGAGGACGAGCGGGTCACCGTCGAGCTGATCAACGACGGCACCCACCTGCACCCGGCCATGCTGGAGCTGGCCTTCCACCACGCGGGCGCGAACCGGGTGGCCCTGATCACCGACGCGATGGACGCGGCCGGCTTCGGCGACGGGATCTACCACCTCGGCCCGCTGGAGGTGGAGGTCAAGGAGGGCGTCGCCCGCCTCGTCGAGGGCGGGTCCATCGCCGGGTCCACGCTCACCCTGGACACCGCCTTCAAGCGGTCGGTCACCCTCGACAAGCTCCCCGTCGAGTCCGTGGTCCAGGCGATCTCCGCCAACCCGGCCAAGCTGATCGGCGTCTACGACCAGGTCGGCTCGCTGGAGCCCGGCAAGTACGCGGACCTCGTCGTCCTCGACTCCGCCTTCGACGTCCGGGGCGTCATGCGGCGCGGCGAATGGATCGTGAACCCGCTCGCGGCGGGCAACTGA
- a CDS encoding ROK family protein has translation MKHVIALDVGGTGMKAALVAADGTLLHEARRATGRERGAEAVVETIQDFAAELLDLGRERFHTTASAAGVAVPGIVDAENGIAVYAANLGWRDVPMRELLGRRLGGIPVALGHDVRTGGLAEGRIGAGRGADRFLFVPLGTGIAGAIGIAGRIEAGAHGYAGEIGHIVVRPGGPACGCGQRGCLETLASASAVSRAWAAASGDPEADAADCAKAVESGDERAREVWLAAIGALADGLVTAITLLDPRTLIIGGGLAEAGETLFTPLRTAVEERVTFQRLPHIVPAALGDTAGCLGAGLLAWDLLATEVPA, from the coding sequence GTGAAACACGTCATCGCCCTCGATGTGGGCGGCACTGGGATGAAGGCCGCCCTCGTCGCCGCCGACGGCACCCTGCTCCACGAAGCGCGCCGCGCCACCGGCCGCGAGCGGGGCGCCGAAGCCGTCGTCGAGACGATCCAGGACTTCGCCGCCGAGCTCCTCGACCTCGGCCGGGAACGCTTCCACACCACCGCCTCCGCGGCCGGCGTGGCCGTCCCCGGCATCGTCGACGCCGAGAACGGGATCGCCGTCTACGCGGCGAACCTGGGCTGGCGCGACGTCCCGATGCGCGAACTGCTCGGCAGACGCCTCGGCGGCATCCCGGTCGCGCTCGGCCACGACGTCCGCACGGGCGGACTCGCCGAAGGCCGCATCGGCGCGGGCCGCGGCGCCGACCGCTTCCTGTTCGTCCCCCTCGGCACCGGCATCGCCGGAGCCATCGGCATCGCCGGCCGCATCGAGGCCGGCGCGCACGGGTACGCGGGCGAGATCGGCCACATCGTGGTCCGCCCCGGCGGACCCGCCTGCGGCTGCGGCCAGCGCGGCTGCCTGGAGACCCTCGCCTCCGCCTCCGCCGTCAGCCGCGCCTGGGCGGCCGCCTCCGGCGACCCCGAAGCGGACGCCGCGGACTGCGCCAAGGCCGTCGAATCCGGCGACGAGCGCGCCCGGGAGGTCTGGCTCGCCGCCATCGGCGCCCTGGCCGACGGGCTGGTCACCGCGATCACCCTGCTGGACCCGCGCACGCTGATCATCGGTGGCGGACTGGCCGAGGCCGGGGAAACCTTGTTCACACCACTACGGACGGCCGTCGAGGAACGCGTGACGTTCCAGCGGCTGCCCCACATCGTTCCGGCCGCCCTCGGGGACACCGCCGGATGCCTGGGTGCAGGGCTGCTCGCCTGGGATCTACTCGCCACGGAGGTACCTGCCTGA
- a CDS encoding extracellular solute-binding protein translates to MKARTVQARRLNLAASGLALCLTTVTLTGCGAVSGVTGDNEVTLKVVAADYGDKPENSSKPYWKDLAAAFEKRNPGIKVQVEVYSWEEVDAKVAEMVKAGEAPDIAQIGAYADYAADGKLYTADELLSVNTQADFLDPLAEAGKVRRDQYGMPFVASTRLMFYNEKLFADAGIIPKDGKTPWRPKSWADLESAAKKLKADGVPTPIALPLGREEAQAETMQWLLAGGGGYADNEDQYAIDSPNNIATLEFLRDDLVGAGLTGPVEPGKLNRQAAFDSFSRGEVGMLNGHPTLLKQAAAKGVKYGMIPMPTSDGVSHPTMGVADWVMAFKAGHQTQSGKFLDFLYEAENVTAFTEKYDLLPVTTSGSRAMDASTGSSSAELKTFLHALPNARLYPVGKKSWATVSEDIKKNIGKAVQPGGQPAKILADLAEAGRKADPR, encoded by the coding sequence GTGAAGGCCCGAACTGTCCAGGCCAGAAGGCTGAACCTCGCCGCGTCCGGCCTCGCACTGTGCCTGACCACGGTGACGCTGACCGGCTGCGGCGCCGTGTCGGGCGTCACCGGGGACAACGAGGTCACCCTGAAGGTCGTGGCGGCCGACTACGGGGACAAACCGGAAAACTCCTCCAAGCCCTACTGGAAGGACCTCGCCGCGGCCTTCGAGAAGCGCAACCCCGGCATCAAGGTCCAGGTCGAGGTCTACTCCTGGGAGGAGGTGGACGCCAAGGTCGCCGAGATGGTCAAGGCCGGCGAGGCCCCCGACATCGCGCAGATCGGCGCCTACGCCGACTACGCCGCCGACGGCAAGCTGTACACCGCCGACGAGCTGCTCTCCGTGAACACCCAGGCCGACTTCCTCGATCCGCTCGCCGAAGCGGGCAAGGTCCGGCGCGATCAGTACGGCATGCCCTTCGTGGCCAGCACCCGGCTGATGTTCTACAACGAGAAGCTCTTCGCCGACGCCGGCATCATCCCCAAGGACGGCAAGACCCCCTGGCGCCCCAAGAGCTGGGCCGATCTGGAATCGGCCGCCAAGAAGCTCAAGGCGGACGGCGTCCCGACGCCCATCGCGCTGCCCCTGGGCCGCGAGGAGGCGCAGGCCGAGACGATGCAGTGGCTGCTCGCGGGCGGCGGAGGCTACGCCGACAACGAAGACCAGTACGCGATCGACTCCCCGAACAACATCGCCACCCTGGAGTTCCTGCGCGACGACCTCGTCGGCGCGGGTCTGACCGGCCCCGTCGAGCCGGGCAAGCTGAACCGCCAGGCCGCCTTCGACTCCTTCTCGCGCGGCGAGGTCGGCATGCTCAACGGGCACCCCACGCTGCTCAAGCAGGCCGCCGCCAAGGGCGTGAAGTACGGCATGATCCCCATGCCGACCTCCGACGGGGTCAGCCACCCCACGATGGGCGTCGCCGACTGGGTGATGGCCTTCAAGGCCGGCCACCAGACGCAGTCCGGGAAGTTCCTGGACTTCCTCTACGAGGCCGAGAACGTGACGGCCTTCACCGAGAAGTACGACCTGCTGCCGGTGACCACCAGCGGCTCCCGGGCGATGGACGCCTCCACCGGGTCCTCCTCGGCGGAGCTGAAGACCTTCCTGCACGCCCTGCCCAACGCGCGGCTCTACCCGGTGGGCAAGAAGTCCTGGGCGACCGTGAGCGAGGACATCAAGAAGAACATCGGCAAGGCCGTGCAGCCGGGCGGGCAGCCCGCGAAGATCCTGGCGGACCTGGCGGAGGCCGGGCGCAAGGCGGATCCGCGCTGA
- a CDS encoding DUF3263 domain-containing protein, protein MTDADERPPAGLSPDEAAVLAYEARTWPGPGAKERAIREGLGMPPVRYYQLLNALMDDPRALRHAPGTVNRLRRIREAQRARR, encoded by the coding sequence ATGACGGACGCGGACGAGAGGCCGCCCGCCGGGCTGAGCCCCGACGAAGCGGCCGTACTGGCCTACGAGGCCCGCACCTGGCCCGGCCCGGGCGCCAAGGAGCGGGCCATAAGGGAAGGACTGGGGATGCCCCCGGTCCGGTACTACCAGCTGCTCAACGCGCTGATGGACGATCCCAGGGCGCTGCGGCACGCCCCCGGCACCGTCAACCGCCTGCGGCGCATCCGGGAGGCCCAGCGGGCCCGGCGGTAG
- the otsB gene encoding trehalose-phosphatase — translation MGSHPHDLPMPVTTAGREGLEALLRAPRRSVVALDFDGTLADIVPDPDQARAHPGAVPALAALAPEVGSIAVVTGRPAGVAVRYGGFAGVPGLEHLVVLGHYGAERWDAVSGIVHAPAEHPGVAAVRAELPGFLDAIGAWRGTWIEEKGQALAVHTRRAADPEAAFAALREPLAGLAARHGLMVEPGRAVLELRPPGMDKGVALTEYLAEVGAQAVLYAGDDLGDLAAYSAVEKLRAGGMPGLLVCSGSAEVPELAARADLTLSGPSEVVAFLSALAAALTEPAPS, via the coding sequence ATGGGGAGCCATCCGCACGATCTGCCGATGCCCGTCACCACCGCCGGACGCGAGGGACTCGAAGCCCTCCTCCGCGCACCGCGCCGCTCCGTCGTCGCCCTCGACTTCGACGGCACCCTCGCCGACATCGTTCCCGACCCCGACCAGGCACGGGCCCACCCCGGAGCCGTTCCCGCGCTCGCCGCGCTCGCCCCCGAGGTCGGCTCCATCGCGGTCGTCACCGGCCGGCCCGCCGGGGTCGCCGTCCGCTACGGGGGCTTCGCCGGGGTCCCCGGACTCGAACACCTGGTGGTCCTCGGCCACTACGGAGCCGAGCGCTGGGACGCCGTGAGCGGCATCGTGCACGCTCCGGCCGAGCATCCGGGGGTCGCGGCGGTCCGGGCCGAGCTGCCCGGGTTCCTGGACGCGATCGGCGCGTGGCGCGGGACGTGGATCGAGGAGAAGGGCCAGGCACTGGCCGTCCACACCCGCCGCGCGGCGGACCCGGAGGCGGCCTTCGCGGCCCTGCGCGAGCCCCTGGCGGGGCTGGCGGCCCGGCACGGCCTGATGGTCGAGCCGGGGCGGGCCGTACTGGAGCTGCGGCCGCCGGGCATGGACAAGGGCGTCGCGCTCACGGAGTACCTCGCGGAGGTGGGGGCGCAGGCCGTGCTCTACGCCGGGGACGACCTGGGTGACCTCGCGGCGTACTCGGCGGTGGAGAAGCTGCGCGCCGGCGGGATGCCGGGGCTCCTGGTCTGCAGTGGCTCGGCGGAAGTCCCGGAACTCGCCGCCCGCGCGGACCTGACCCTGTCCGGCCCGTCGGAGGTAGTCGCCTTCCTGTCCGCCCTGGCAGCGGCACTGACCGAGCCCGCACCTTCCTGA
- a CDS encoding alpha,alpha-trehalose-phosphate synthase (UDP-forming) — protein MASQVLVAANRGPLSYALAADGTLSARRGGGGLVSGLSAALAEQPDALWICAALSDADREAVRQGVCEPGVRMLSIDPAVYDDAYNGIANSVLWFLHHHLYEIPREPVFDAEFRRRWASYVTYNEAFAAALAEEAAEDAAVLIQDYHLALAPGMLRELRPDLRIGHFTHTPWASRDFLGMLPQDIRSQLVWGMLGADRLGFHTREWADNFISGAVADDVHGLARASAPDGPERGVQHRGRSADGDRPGQARFTHVTAYPLGVDGDELRALAHRPEVDDKLAALRAEVGDLRTIARVDRTELSKNILRGLLAYRELLTTYPGWQEEVVHLASAYPSRQDLAVYREYTQSVRELAAEINAEFGTDDWRPVIVSVEDDFARSLAVYRLADVALVNPVRDGMNLVAKEIPVVSEAGCALVLSTGAGAYEELGADALTVNPYDVTATAEALHAALSMPSAERADRTKRLAAAATALPPAPWLTAQLNALRDPSPS, from the coding sequence ATGGCTTCCCAGGTGCTCGTCGCCGCGAATCGCGGCCCCCTCTCCTACGCCCTCGCCGCGGACGGCACGCTCAGTGCCCGCCGCGGCGGGGGCGGCCTCGTCTCCGGGCTCTCCGCCGCCCTCGCGGAGCAGCCGGACGCGCTGTGGATCTGCGCGGCGCTGTCGGACGCGGACCGGGAGGCGGTACGGCAGGGGGTCTGCGAGCCGGGCGTACGGATGCTCTCGATCGACCCGGCGGTCTACGACGACGCGTACAACGGCATCGCGAACTCGGTGCTGTGGTTCCTCCACCACCACCTGTACGAGATCCCGCGCGAGCCGGTCTTCGACGCGGAGTTCCGGCGGCGCTGGGCTTCGTACGTCACGTACAACGAGGCCTTCGCGGCGGCCCTCGCGGAGGAGGCGGCCGAGGACGCGGCCGTCCTGATCCAGGACTACCACCTGGCCCTGGCCCCCGGAATGCTCCGGGAGCTCCGCCCGGACCTGCGGATCGGGCACTTCACGCACACTCCGTGGGCCTCGCGGGACTTCCTGGGGATGCTTCCGCAGGACATCCGGAGCCAGTTGGTGTGGGGGATGCTCGGGGCGGACCGGCTGGGGTTCCACACCCGGGAGTGGGCGGACAACTTCATCAGCGGCGCGGTGGCCGACGACGTGCACGGGCTCGCGCGGGCATCGGCTCCGGACGGTCCCGAGCGCGGCGTGCAGCACCGCGGGAGGAGCGCGGACGGGGACCGGCCCGGGCAGGCCCGGTTCACGCACGTCACCGCTTACCCCCTCGGCGTGGACGGGGACGAGCTGCGCGCGCTCGCGCACCGGCCGGAGGTGGACGACAAGCTCGCGGCGCTGCGGGCGGAGGTCGGCGACCTGCGGACGATCGCGCGGGTGGACCGGACGGAGCTGTCGAAGAACATCCTGCGCGGGCTGCTGGCCTACCGGGAGCTGCTGACCACGTACCCCGGGTGGCAGGAGGAGGTGGTCCACCTGGCCTCCGCCTATCCGTCCCGGCAGGACCTGGCCGTCTACCGGGAGTACACGCAGTCGGTGCGGGAGCTGGCCGCGGAGATCAACGCCGAGTTCGGTACGGACGACTGGCGGCCGGTGATCGTCTCCGTCGAGGACGACTTCGCGCGATCGCTGGCGGTGTACCGGCTGGCGGACGTGGCGCTGGTCAATCCCGTACGGGACGGCATGAACCTCGTCGCCAAGGAGATCCCGGTGGTCTCGGAGGCGGGGTGCGCGCTGGTGCTGTCCACCGGGGCGGGCGCGTACGAGGAACTGGGCGCGGACGCGCTGACGGTGAACCCGTACGACGTGACGGCGACGGCGGAGGCGTTGCACGCCGCCCTCTCCATGCCGTCGGCGGAACGCGCGGACCGCACGAAACGCCTGGCGGCGGCAGCCACGGCCCTCCCCCCGGCCCCATGGCTCACGGCCCAGCTGAACGCCCTGCGCGACCCCTCTCCTTCTTGA
- a CDS encoding glucosyl-3-phosphoglycerate synthase yields MLEEVERWLADRSWSAADRPLGQLLSAKRAAGTTVSVVLPALNEEATVGEIVEVIRRDLIEGLPVPLVDELVVIDSGSTDRTAEVAAKAGARVVHRDEVLPRIPALPGKGEVLWRSLLATTGDIVCFVDADLRDFSSAFVSGIVGPLLTEPDVRFVKAMYDRPLGPELGGPELGGQEPGGLASARAHGQEPGGLASARAHGQGGRVTELVARPLLNLHWPQLAGFVQPLGGEYAVRRELLERLPFPVGYGVELGLLVDALHTAGLDALAQVDVGVRLHRHQDGQALGRMAAAIYRTAQVRLSRGHLVRPELTQFERGPQGFVPHTYTVDTEERPPMRDIEEYARRRVA; encoded by the coding sequence GTGCTGGAAGAGGTGGAGCGCTGGTTGGCAGACCGCTCCTGGTCCGCCGCCGACCGACCGCTCGGCCAGCTGCTTTCGGCCAAGCGGGCAGCGGGGACCACGGTGAGCGTGGTGTTGCCGGCGCTGAACGAGGAGGCCACGGTCGGCGAGATCGTCGAGGTGATCCGGCGCGATCTGATCGAGGGGCTGCCGGTGCCCCTGGTGGACGAGCTCGTCGTGATCGACTCGGGCTCCACCGACCGCACCGCGGAGGTCGCGGCCAAGGCCGGGGCCCGGGTGGTGCACCGCGACGAGGTCCTGCCGCGGATCCCGGCGCTGCCCGGGAAGGGCGAGGTGCTGTGGCGCTCGCTGCTGGCCACCACCGGGGACATCGTCTGCTTCGTGGACGCCGACCTGCGCGATTTCTCGTCGGCCTTCGTCTCGGGAATCGTCGGCCCGCTGCTGACCGAGCCGGACGTGCGGTTCGTCAAGGCGATGTACGACCGCCCGCTCGGCCCGGAGCTCGGCGGTCCGGAACTCGGCGGCCAGGAGCCCGGCGGCCTCGCCTCCGCCAGGGCCCACGGCCAGGAGCCCGGCGGGCTCGCCTCCGCCAGGGCCCACGGCCAGGGCGGCCGGGTCACGGAGCTGGTGGCCCGGCCCCTGCTCAACCTGCACTGGCCGCAGCTGGCCGGCTTCGTCCAGCCGCTGGGCGGCGAGTACGCCGTACGCCGCGAGCTCCTCGAACGGCTGCCGTTCCCCGTGGGCTACGGGGTCGAGCTGGGCCTGCTGGTGGACGCGCTGCACACCGCCGGGCTGGACGCGCTGGCCCAGGTGGACGTGGGCGTGCGGCTGCACCGCCACCAGGACGGCCAGGCCCTGGGCCGGATGGCCGCGGCGATCTACCGCACGGCGCAGGTCCGGCTCTCGCGCGGACACCTCGTACGCCCCGAGCTGACACAGTTCGAGCGGGGCCCGCAGGGGTTCGTACCGCACACCTACACCGTGGACACCGAGGAACGGCCGCCGATGCGGGACATCGAGGAGTACGCGCGCCGCCGCGTGGCGTAA
- the thrC gene encoding threonine synthase gives MAAQSVATSAETVENIASGTSVDLGPATGLSCRECGTRFELGPIFACAECFGPLEVAYELPLGDPEALRAAIEAGPNNIWRYAPLLPVPADVASKPSLNPGFTKLVDAANLAKELGFTGKLYVKDDSGNPTHSFKDRVVAIAVEAARAFGFTTLSCSSTGNLAGAVGAAAARAGFRSCVFIPHDLEQGKVVMAGVYGGDLVGIEGNYDDVNRFCSELIGDPLGEGWGFVNVNLRPYYGEGSKTLAYEICEQLGWQLPDQIVIPIASGSQLTKIDKGLQELIKLGLVEDKPYKIFGAQAEGCSPVSTAFKAGHEVVRPQKPNTIAKSLAIGNPADGPYVLDIARRTGGFVEDVNDEQVVEAIKILAQTEGIFAETAGGVTVGVTKKLVENGQLDPALTTVILNTGDGLKTLEAVAADSGQTATIRPSLDAFRAANLA, from the coding sequence ATGGCTGCACAGTCTGTCGCAACCTCTGCCGAAACCGTTGAGAACATCGCTTCGGGTACCTCCGTCGATCTCGGTCCCGCCACCGGCCTTTCCTGTCGTGAGTGCGGTACCCGCTTCGAGCTCGGCCCGATCTTCGCCTGCGCCGAGTGCTTCGGACCGCTCGAAGTCGCCTACGAACTGCCCCTGGGCGACCCGGAAGCCCTGCGCGCCGCCATCGAGGCCGGCCCGAACAACATCTGGCGCTACGCGCCGCTGCTGCCCGTCCCGGCGGACGTGGCCTCCAAGCCGAGCCTGAACCCCGGCTTCACCAAGCTCGTGGACGCGGCCAACCTGGCCAAGGAGCTCGGCTTCACCGGCAAGCTGTACGTCAAGGACGACTCCGGCAACCCGACGCACTCCTTCAAGGACCGCGTCGTGGCCATCGCCGTCGAGGCCGCCCGCGCCTTCGGCTTCACCACCCTCTCCTGCTCCTCCACCGGCAACCTGGCCGGCGCCGTCGGCGCCGCGGCCGCCCGTGCCGGCTTCCGCTCCTGCGTGTTCATCCCGCACGACCTGGAGCAGGGCAAGGTCGTCATGGCCGGTGTCTACGGTGGCGACCTGGTCGGCATCGAGGGCAACTACGACGACGTCAACCGCTTCTGCTCCGAGCTCATCGGCGACCCGCTGGGCGAGGGCTGGGGCTTCGTCAACGTCAACCTGCGCCCGTACTACGGCGAGGGTTCCAAGACCCTGGCGTACGAGATCTGCGAGCAGCTCGGCTGGCAGCTGCCCGACCAGATCGTCATCCCGATCGCGTCCGGCTCGCAGCTCACGAAGATCGACAAGGGTCTGCAGGAGCTGATCAAGCTCGGCCTCGTCGAGGACAAGCCGTACAAGATCTTCGGCGCCCAGGCCGAGGGCTGCTCCCCCGTCTCGACCGCCTTCAAGGCCGGTCACGAGGTGGTCCGCCCGCAGAAGCCGAACACCATCGCCAAGTCGCTGGCCATCGGCAACCCGGCGGACGGCCCGTACGTCCTGGACATCGCGCGCCGCACCGGCGGGTTCGTCGAGGACGTCAACGACGAGCAGGTCGTCGAGGCCATCAAGATCCTCGCGCAGACCGAGGGCATCTTCGCCGAGACCGCGGGCGGCGTGACCGTCGGCGTGACGAAGAAGCTCGTCGAGAACGGGCAGCTCGACCCCGCGCTGACCACCGTGATCCTGAACACCGGTGACGGCCTCAAGACCCTGGAGGCGGTGGCCGCCGACAGTGGCCAGACCGCCACGATCCGCCCGAGCCTGGACGCGTTCCGCGCCGCCAACCTCGCCTGA
- a CDS encoding MoaD/ThiS family protein, translating into MSVNVRIPTILRTYTGGQAEVSAEGATLEEVIQSLETSHPGIAARVLDDQGKLRRFVNVYVNDDDVRFEGGLQTSTPDGAGISIIPAVAGGC; encoded by the coding sequence ATGAGCGTCAACGTCCGCATCCCCACCATCCTGCGCACCTACACCGGCGGCCAGGCCGAGGTCTCCGCCGAGGGCGCGACCCTCGAAGAGGTCATCCAGTCCCTGGAGACGAGCCACCCCGGCATCGCCGCGCGCGTCCTGGACGACCAGGGCAAGCTGCGCCGCTTCGTCAACGTCTACGTCAACGACGACGACGTGCGCTTCGAGGGCGGGCTGCAGACGTCCACCCCGGACGGCGCCGGCATCTCGATCATCCCCGCCGTCGCGGGTGGCTGCTGA